AATGGCTAGTACCTTTTTACTAAAAATTATTACACCAGATCATGAGGTTTATAATGGCGAAGTTGAAAAAGTATTTTTAAAAAGTGTAGATGGAGACTTCGAAGTATTAGCAAACCATGAAAATATGATATCAAGTACTATACCTTGTATTGCGAAATATAAAGATTCTAAAGGAATTGAAGATGAATTATTTATTTCAACATCAATAGTGCATATT
The DNA window shown above is from Clostridium beijerinckii and carries:
- the atpC gene encoding ATP synthase F1 subunit epsilon; amino-acid sequence: MASTFLLKIITPDHEVYNGEVEKVFLKSVDGDFEVLANHENMISSTIPCIAKYKDSKGIEDELFISTSIVHITENEMTICSDAAEFESDIDEKRAEEAMTRAKKRLEEAGKFNKDRAESAFLRAKQRLILKKSNK